A genomic segment from Spinacia oleracea cultivar Varoflay chromosome 3, BTI_SOV_V1, whole genome shotgun sequence encodes:
- the LOC110797806 gene encoding U1 small nuclear ribonucleoprotein 70 kDa: MGDNDAFLRSQNAAVQGRTKAQNRANVLQLKMIGQSHPTGLTPNLLKLFEPRPPLEYKPPPEKRKCPPYMGMGQYVNLFPDPEDPEYAPPVKEGETPTQRRARVHQLRLEKGAAKAVEELEKYDPQSDANATEDPYKTLFVARLSYETSESRLKREFETYGPIKRVKMVYDKETNKPRGYAFIEFSHTRDMKAAYKQADGRKIDGRRVLVDVERGRTVPNWRPRRLGGGLGTTRVGGEDVNQNNSTREPQAGGPRSEEPRIREDREKSRERGREKEREREKSRERSHDKPRDREHREGRHHRDRDRTRDKERDRDHGRERDRTRDRDRGKDRSRDYDRDRDHGRSRDRHRDRDRDYETGEADQDRGHSRDRDYEYDHMDAKHDRSSSRHGEKERSYDHHAGAADEDRGWYDADNGHNKRSETEHDDDHYGHQQGRGQYDKDDLGGDNDRYNQYANESGPTDEDKYSYDRET; the protein is encoded by the exons ATGGGAGACAACGACGCCTTCTTGCGTAGCCAGAATGCCGCCGTTCAGGGTCGTACCAAAGCGCAGAATCGTGCTAATGTTCTTCAGCTTAAAATG ATTGGACAGTCTCATCCGACTGGTCTGACTCCTAACTTACTGAAGCTTTTCGAGCCTCGACCTCCATTGGAGTATAAGCCACCACCGGAGAAGAGAAAATGCCCTCCTTATATGG GGATGGGGCAATATGTGAATCTATTTCCTGACCCTGAGGATCCTGAGTATGCCCCACCGGTCAAAGAAGGCGAAACTCCG ACCCAAAGGAGGGCCAGAGTTCACCAATTACGCCTGGAGAAGGGTGCTGCTAAGGCTGTAGAAGAGCTAGAGAAAT ATGATCCACAAAGTGACGCAAATGCCACTGAAGACCCGTACAAGACACTATTTGTTGCTAGGCTG AGTTATGAGACCTCAGAGAGCAGGCTGAAAAGGGAGTTTGAAACGTATGGGCCCATAAAGCGG GTCAAAATGGTCTACGACAAGGAGACAAACAAACCTAGAGGCTATGCTTTTATAGAATTTTCGCATACAAGGGACATGAAAG CTGCATATAAACAAGCTGATGGAAGGAAAATTGATGGAAGGAGGGTTCTGGTGGATGTTGAGCGTGGAAGAACTGTTCCTAACTGGCGACCTCGGAGATTGGGTGGTGGACTAGGAACAACTAGAGTTGGAGGTGAAGATGTCAATCAGAATAATTCTACGAG GGAGCCACAAGCTGGAGGGCCTCGATCAGAGGAGCCCAGAATACGAGAGGATAG AGAAAAATCTCGAGAAAGgggaagagagaaagaaagggaGCGTGAAAAATCTCGTGAGAGATCCCATGACAAGCCAAGAGATCGCGAGCACAGAGAGGGTAGACACCACAGAGACCGTGACAGAACCAGAGACAAGGAGAGGGACAGAGATCATGGCCGTGAGCGTGATCGTACACGTGATCGTGATAGAGGCAAAGATCGTAGTCGTGACTATGATCGAGATAGGGATCATGGACGCTCCCGTGATAGGCATCGTGATAGGGACCGTGATTATGAAACGGGTGAAGCGGACCAGGACCGTGGGCATTCCCGTGATAGGGATTATGAGTATGATCACATGGATGCAAAACATGACCGTAGCAGCAGCAGGCATGGTGAAAAAGAGAGAAGTTATGATCATCATGCTGGTGCTGCTGATGAGGATCGAGGGTGGTATGATGCTGATAACGGGCACAACAAGCGTTCTGAAACGGAGCACGATGATGACCATTACGGGCATCAACAAGGAAGGGGACAATATGATAAGGATGATCTGGGTGGTGATAATGATCGTTATAATCAATATGCTAATGAGAGTGGTCCTACGGATGAAGATAAATACAGTTATGACCGAGAAACCTGA
- the LOC110797820 gene encoding proline-rich receptor-like protein kinase PERK4, whose translation MADDESSPSPDQSPPSGSSSSSSPDSSPPPPPPTPSSSPPPPVPPSSPPPSPPAPTEDSSPSPPPPSEEPPSPPTEKSPSPPSPPTEKSPSPPPKKDNNNSGKDNDKKPPPIDRNGGGEPPKDIPSQPRPPIEQLAPPAPLGSSAESPSPSLTDGGSAPKGPSKSNNDGGIITGVVVVSGLLLFLMAVCVVCLRKKKKKSEGIPSYGWDGASKKSQGNNQYWQSSPHDHHAVKIPPPSGGGGWGHPNGTTSDESGHGPNAAAMAASIPTSPSLTLGFNKSTFTYGELAAATNGFDRSRMLGQGGFGYVHKGILPNGKEIAVKSLKTGSGQGEREFSAEVEIISRVHHRHLVSLVGYCIAGGQRMLVYEFVPNDTLEFHLHKKGELDFPTRLRIALGSAKGLGYLHEDCHPRIIHRDIKASNILLDENYEAMVADFGLAKLTSDTNTHVSTRVMGTFGYLAPEYASSGKLTEKSDVFSYGVMLLEIITGRRPVDPHMKYMEDSLVDWSRPLLTKALETGNYHEFVDPRLEGNYDPSLMKRMVACAAASIRHSAKRRPKMSQIVRALEGDVSLEDLNSEGGKIGQNSMLSSSEGSDYDSRAYSKDLKRFRQMALATQDFASSEYGATTSEYGLNPSSSSSDNSKEMKSKHIP comes from the exons ATGGCGGACGACGAATCATCACCTTCACCTGATCAATCACCACCGTCaggatcatcatcatcgtcatcaccagattcatcaccaccaccaccaccaccaactccTTCATCCTCCCCGCCACCGCCAGTGCCACCCTCATCACCACCTCCGTCTCCTCCGGCGCCAACCGAAGACTCATCTCCATCTCCACCACCCCCGTCAGAGGAACCACCATCGCCACCAACAGAGAAATCACCATCGCCGCCATCGCCACCCACAGAGAAATCACCATCGCCGCCTCCTAAAAAAGATAATAATAATAGTGGTAAGGACAATGACAAAAAACCTCCACCAATTGATCGTAACGGCGGTGGCGAGCCGCCTAAGGATATCCCGTCGCAACCTCGGCCGCCGATAGAACAACTAGCTCCACCGGCACCGCTCGGTTCGTCGGCTGAATCACCATCCCCTTCCTTAACCGATGGAGGCTCCGCTCCTAAAGGGCCGTCGAAATCGAATAATGACGGTGGTATCATAACCGGAGTGGTGGTGGTTAGTGGCCTCTTGCTTTTTCTAATGGCTGTTTGTGTAGTGTGCttaagaaagaagaagaaaaagagtgAAGGTATACCCTCTTATGGTTGGGATGGTGCTTCTAAAAAATCTCAAG GTAACAATCAATATTGGCAATCATCTCCTCATGACCACCACGCAGTCAAGATCCCACCACCTTCCGGCGGAGGCGGTTGGGGACATCCAAATGGTACAACTAGCGACGAAAGCGGACATGGCCCAAATGCGGCGGCGATGGCGGCGTCAATACCAACATCTCCAAGTCTAACACTGGGTTTTAACAAGAGCACCTTCACCTACGGCGAGCTAGCGGCGGCGACGAACGGGTTCGATAGGTCGAGGATGTTAGGGCAAGGTGGTTTCGGATACGTACACAAGGGTATTTTACCTAACGGAAAAGAGATCGCCGTTAAAAGCCTTAAAACTGGTAGTGGACAAGGAGAGAGAGAATTTTCGGCGGAAGTTGAGATTATTAGTCGTGTTCATCATCGACATCTTGTATCCTTGGTGGGTTATTGTATTGCTGGTGGACAACGGATGTTGGTCTATGAGTTTGTTCCTAATGACACTTTGGAATTCCACCTCCATA AAAAAGGTGAATTGGATTTTCCAACTAGGCTTCGCATTGCACTTGGATCGGCTAAAGGGCTTGGTTATCTTCATGAAGATT GTCACCCAAGAATCATCCATCGTGACATCAAAGCTTCTAATATTTTGTTGGATGAAAACTATGAGGCCATG GTTGCTGACTTTGGACTAGCTAAGCTTACCTCTGATACAAACACCCACGTCTCTACTCGTGTGATGGGAACTTTTGG ATATTTGGCTCCAGAGTATGCTTCAAGTGGCAAGCTAACAGAAAAGTCGGATGTTTTCTCATATGGTGTCATGTTGCTAGAAATTATAACTGGACGTCGACCAGTTGACCCTCACATGAAGTACATGGAAGATAGCTTGGTTGATTGG TCCAGGCCGCTCCTAACAAAAGCCTTGGAAACTGGGAACTACCATGAGTTTGTTGATCCACGTTTGGAGGGAAACTATGACCCGAGTTTAATGAAACGAATGGTAGCTTGTGCTGCTGCATCCATTCGCCATTCTGCTAAGAGGCGTCCTAAAATGAGCCAG ATTGTTCGAGCATTGGAAGGAGATGTCTCACTTGAAGACCTAAATAGTGAAGGTGGAAAGATAGGGCAAAACTCAATGTTAAGCTCATCAGAGGGCTCAGATTATGATTCTCGTGCATATAGTAAAGATCTAAAGAGGTTCAGACAAATGGCATTGGCAACTCAAGATTTTGCAAGCAGTGAATATGGAGCAACCACTAGCGAATACGGGTTGAACCCGTCTAGTAGCTCAAGCGACAATTCAAAAGAGATGAAAAGCAAACATATACCCTAA
- the LOC110797819 gene encoding uncharacterized protein — MMHNVWSPCLLSLLLIFFFIASTATTTTTTTTSFSHHDGHASRTDDINKSSKAKVTPMLAKAAEALKRMNNAKRQTSLKKSFSKDNVVVTRCDYNNVAKVSSKSIPTLVNEASITKERCQKIGRKLIPGQQDMDAFVTYADYRGPQRHPPKNN, encoded by the exons ATGATGCATAATGTTTGGTCTCCTTGTTTACTTTCACTACTtctcatcttcttcttcatcgCCTCCACGGCCACAACCACGACCACGACCACGACCTCTTTCTCTCACCATG ATGGACATGCATCCAGAACAGATGATATTAATAAGTCTTCTAAAGCAAAG GTGACACCAATGCTAGCTAAGGCCGCAGAGGCGTTAAAGAGGATGAATAATGCAAAAAGACAAACTTCACTAAAAAAGTCGTTTTCAAAGGACAATGTTGTTGTTACTAGATGCGACTATAACAATGTAGCAAAGGTTTCATCAAAATCAATACCTACATTAGTAAATGAAGCTTCAATCACTAAAGAAAGATGTCAAAAGATCGGCAGAAAACTTATACCAGGACAACAAGATATGGATGCTTTTGTAACTTATGCTGATTATCGTGGACCGCAGCGCCATCCACCAAAGAACAACTAA
- the LOC110797805 gene encoding putative pentatricopeptide repeat-containing protein At1g13630, which translates to MLYRLRPCRLRRLPLLLSKPFTSTSAALISDDTPPVTTETPISNPSDTIRDILHKLRKFGLNQFVTGGYFHGTFASKLDSDTVDQIIDKLSVESPESAVGFYSLLKSDYGFQPSTKCVFVVAHILAEMRRVWDLQDVIKEIVAQEGSGSAPFLCDLLDNSFRDWNSTFLVWDMVAFCYSRLEMVHDALVILAKMKILNLQPSIYTYNSMLQNLKHTDIIWNIYDEIKSRDISHSRYTNPIFIDGLCRQSMLHEAVRFWRETEGKETGVSIVSLNTLMSSFCRVGLVDVAKSFFSMMLKSGILPDIYSYNILISGLCMAGAIEEALNFADDMEKNGVDPDIVTYNTLIQGFNRLGLVGEVEKIIQKMMIKGLKPDNATYKVLACGYCQGGNLGEALNLLHKMTLQGIPPSIIPYTVVLDGLCKMGHFDKVIKLLDVVDEMEDLGLKPDSVFYSVIIQCLCKIGEVDRAIQLCSEMHSRRIFPSLVCHGAILSKLCNEGMLHEARMYFDALSECYLAFNVVLYNIMIDGCVKFGNNGAAVQLYMQLLEKGIKPTIITFNSLIHGFCRSGKLGVARKWFETIKVHGLVPNAVTYTTLMDGYCKDENTTAMLELFQEMMAENVDPTHITYTVLIKGLCNERRWQESFQVLANMYSKDLKPDQVTYNTIIQCLCRAKNLKGALWLHDEMIKENIQPSSVTYNILLNGLCLYSDLKVADNLMRFLQHQQISLSKVAYMTLIKAHCVKGDTSAAIIIFHCMLHKGYQVSIKDFSAIINRLCKRGFITEAKLFLCIMLYEGISPDKVLFEMLVQTFL; encoded by the exons ATGCTTTATCGTCTCCGCCCATGTAGACTCCGCCGCCTTCCTCTCCTCCTCTCTAAACCCTTCACTTCCACTTCCGCCGCCTTAATTTCCGACGACACTCCCCCTGTCACCACCGAaaccccaatctcaaaccccaGTGATACAATCCGCGATATTCTTCACAAATTAAGAAAATTCGGTCTCAATCAATTCGTCACTGGCGGTTATTTTCACGGCACTTTTGCTTCTAAGTTGGATTCAGACACTGTTGATCAGATTATTGATAAATTGAGTGTTGAAAGCCCGGAATCAGCTGTAGGATTTTATTCCCTTTTGAAGAGTGATTATGGATTTCAACCTTCGACAAAATGTGTGTTTGTTGTGGCTCATATTCTTGCTGAGATGCGGCGGGTTTGGGATTTGCAGGATGTTATCAAGGAGATTGTAGCTCAGGAAG GATCAGGCTCTGCACCTTTTCTATGTGATCTACTTGATAACAGCTTCAGAGACTGGAATTCGACTTTTCTTGTCTGGGATATGGTGGCCTTTTGTTATTCAAGATTGGAGATGGTACATGATGCACTTGTTATTTTAGCAAAGATGAAGATCCTGAATTTGCAACCGTCAATATACACCTATAATAGTATGTTGCAAAACCTGAAACACACTGATATTATATGGAATATATACGATGAAATTAAATCCAGAGATATTTCACATAGCAGATATACAAATCCCATTTTTATAGATGGACTTTGCAGGCAGTCAATGCTTCACGAAGCAGTAAGATTTTGgcgggagactgaaggaaaggAGACTGGGGTTTCTATTGTTTCACTCAACACCCTTATGTCAAGTTTTTGCAGAGTGGGCCTTGTTGACGTTGCAAAGTCTTTCTTTAGTATGATGCTAAAGTCTGGCATTCTCCCTGATATATACAGCTATAATATTCTTATTAGTGGATTATGTATGGCGGGAGCTATAGAAGAAGCTTTGAATTTTGCAGATGACATGGAGAAGAATGGTGTTGATCCTGATATTGTGACTTATAATACTCTTATCCAAGGGTTTAACCGTCTTGGCTTGGTAGGCGAGGTTGAGAAGATCATTCAGAAAATGATGATCAAGGGTTTGAAGCCCGATAATGCTACTTATAAGGTATTGGCATGTGGATATTGCCAGGGTGGCAACTTGGGTGAAGCACTTAATCTGCTACATAAGATGACTCTTCAGGGCATTCCACCAAGTATTATTCCTTACACTGTTGTGCTTGACGGTCTGTGTAAGATGGGGCATTTCGACAAGGTAATCAAATTGCTTGATGTCGTTGATGAGATGGAAGACCTAGGACTAAAACCAGATTCAGTTTTTTACTCTGTTATTATACAATGTCTTTGTAAGATAGGAGAAGTGGATAGAGCTATACAACTCTGCAGTGAGATGCACTCAAGAAGAATCTTCCCGAGTTTGGTCTGTCATGGAGCAATTCTCTCGAAGCTATGTAACGAGGGGATGCTGCATGAGGCAAGAATGTACTTTGATGCCCTGTCGGAATGTTATTTAGCTTTCAATGTTGTTCTGTATAATATAATGATTGATGGATGTGTGAAGTTTGGTAATAATGGAGCTGCTGTACAGTTATACATGCAACTATTGGAAAAAGGTATTAAGCCAACAATAATCACATTTAACTCTTTGATTCATGGTTTTTGTAGAAGCGGAAAACTAGGGGTAGCTAGAAAGTGGTTTGAGACAATTAAGGTCCACGGACTTGTACCGAATGCTGTAACTTACACCACCCTTATGGATGGGTACTGTAAAGATGAAAATACTACTGCCATGCTTGAGTTGTTCCAGGAGATGATGGCAGAAAATGTGGACCCAACACATATCACTTACACTGTCCTAATCAAAGGTCTCTGCAACGAAAGGAGATGGCAAGAATCTTTTCAAGTACTTGCAAATATGTACAGCAAGGATCTAAAACCAGATCAAGTAACTTACAATACCATTATCCAATGTCTTTGTAGAGCGAAGAACTTGAAAGGAGCATTATGGCTACATGATGAGATGATAAAGGAAAATATTCAACCTAGTTCGGTCACTTATAATATTCTCCTGAATGGCCTCTGTTTATACAGTGATTTGAAGGTTGCAGACAATCTAATGCGTTTTCTTCAACATCAGCAGATTAGTTTGTCAAAGGTTGCTTACATGACGTTGATAAAAGCACATTGTGTCAAGGGAGATACATCTGCAGCAATTATAATTTTTCATTGCATGCTGCATAAGGGTTATCAAGTCTCCATCAAAGATTTTAGTGCTATCATAAATAGATTGTGCAAAAGGGGTTTCATAACCGAAGCAAAACTTTTTCTATGCATTATGTTATATGAAGGAATTTCACCTGATAAGGTTCTTTTTGAGATGCTGGTTCAGACCTTTCTTTAA
- the LOC110797803 gene encoding phosphatidylinositol 4-kinase gamma 7, producing MSKVNSPVQTQVPVGIFKNPLSSSGDFHGRVSATGRRRVFVQMDTGCVLGMELDRSDNVHTIKRRLQIALNVPTDESSLSYGDMVLKNDLDAIRHDSPLLLTRSNMHRSSSTPCLSPRGEDLQQKDRSGPIELLGRSDRFVITKQMVKDIAKAIKKGVDPMPVNGGLGGAYYFRNVRGESVAIVKPTDEEPFAPNNPKGFVGRALGQPGLKRSVRVGETGVREVAAYLLDHQHFAGVPATALVKITHSIFNVNDGVNGNKPHKKKLVSKIASCQQFIPHDFDASDHGTSSFPVSSVHRIGILDIRIFNTDRHAGNLLVRKLDGVGRFGQVELIPIDHGLCLPESFEDPYFEWIHWPQASIPFSEDELAYIESLDPDKDCEMLRSELPMIRDACLRILVLCTIFLKEAAAFGLCLAEIGEMMSREFRSGEEEPSELELVCVEVRKLVEERELFVPESEAGEDEFLFDIDYEDPEWDNTPKMGNGDDYFSRSSPVFGVNGRNPLSKLEESLEEEEESEDGEKDGELEEEKGGFRMLPVPQKYPSMSMISMSLKNTSLGEKIQKFPGMKTEHGGYSSSGHRSANEQLPASASFVKVVDMNEEEWAFFLEKFQELLRPAFAERKAVTLGQRQRQRLGTSCQF from the coding sequence ATGTCTAAGGTAAACAGCCCTGTTCAGACCCAAGTCCCAGTTGGGATTTTCAAGAATCCATTGTCGAGTTCTGGGGATTTCCATGGAAGAGTTTCTGCAACTGGTAGGAGACGCGTGTTTGTGCAGATGGATACTGGGTGTGTGTTAGGGATGGAGCTGGATCGGAGTGATAATGTTCATACTATAAAGAGAAGGCTTCAGATTGCACTCAATGTTCCAACAGACGAGAGCTCCTTATCTTATGGAGATATGGTGttgaagaatgaccttgatgcTATTCGACATGATTCACCACTCCTTTTGACGAGGAGCAATATGCACCGAAGCTCATCCACCCCGTGTCTCTCTCCAAGAGGTGAGGATCTCCAGCAAAAGGATAGAAGTGGTCCGATCGAGTTGTTGGGACGGTCGGACCGGTTTGTGATTACGAAACAGATGGTTAAGGACATTGCTAAGGCTATAAAGAAGGGTGTTGATCCGATGCCTGTGAACGGTGGGCTTGGCGGTGCTTACTACTTTAGGAATGTTAGGGGTGAGAGTGTTGCTATTGTGAAACCCACTGATGAAGAGCCTTTTGCACCGAACAACCCGAAAGGGTTCGTGGGTAGGGCTCTTGGGCAACCGGGTCTGAAGAGGTCTGTCCGTGTAGGGGAGACAGGTGTTAGAGAAGTGGCTGCTTATCTTCTTGATCACCAGCATTTTGCAGGTGTACCTGCCACGGCTTTGGTGAAGATCACTCACTCTATCTTCAATGTCAATGATGGGGTGAATGGTAACAAACCTCACAAGAAGAAACTGGTTAGCAAGATTGCTTCTTGCCAACAATTCATTCCACATGATTTTGATGCTAGTGACCATGGAACTTCAAGCTTTCCTGTCTCATCTGTGCATAGGATTGGGATCCTGGACATTAGGATTTTTAACACCGATAGGCATGCTGGCAATCTACTTGTCAGGAAGCTTGACGGTGTGGGGAGATTTGGTCAAGTTGAGCTCATTCCCATTGACCATGGTCTTTGTCTCCCAGAAAGTTTCGAGGATCCGTATTTTGAATGGATCCACTGGCCTCAAGCTTCGATCCCGTTTTCCGAGGATGAGCTTGCTTATATCGAGAGCCTAGATCCAGATAAAGACTGTGAGATGCTCCGCTCCGAGCTTCCTATGATCCGTGACGCATGTCTTCGTATTTTGGTGCTCTGCACCATTTTCCTCAAGGAAGCTGCCGCCTTTGGTCTGTGTCTCGCTGAGATTGGTGAGATGATGAGCAGGGAATTCCGTAGTGGAGAGGAGGAGCCTAGTGAACTCGAGCTAGTGTGCGTTGAAGTGAGGAAGCTGGTTGAAGAAAGGGAGTTATTTGTCCCGGAATCTGAAGCCGGTGAAGACGAATTTCTGTTCGACATTGATTATGAGGATCCTGAATGGGACAACACTCCAAAAATGGGAAATGGAGATGATTATTTCAGCAGATCATCACCAGTATTTGGTGTAAATGGCAGAAACCCTCTCTCAAAGCTCGAGGAAAGTCTcgaagaagaagaggaaagTGAAGATGGGGAGAAAGATGGGGAGTTGGAGGAGGAGAAGGGTGGTTTTAGAATGCTACCTGTTCCTCAAAAGTACCCATCAATGTCAATGATATCAATGTCCCTCAAAAATACCAGTTTAGGTGAAAAGATTCAGAAATTTCCAGGGATGAAAACTGAACATGGTGGTTATTCATCCTCTGGACATAGGAGTGCAAATGAGCAGCTCCCTGCAAGTGCAAGCTTTGTGAAGGTAGTTGACATGAATGAGGAAGAGTGGGCATTCTTTCTTGAGAAGTTCCAGGAGTTGCTTCGCCCAGCATTTGCTGAGCGGAAGGCTGTCACTCTTGGGCAGAGACAGAGACAGAGGCTCGGAACTTCTTGCCAGTTTTGA